TATTGTTGTTGTCTAGAATTAGAGGCAGCCTGGGGCTTATTCAGTGCATGTCCTGCTGTCGGAGAGCcagaaagaggaggaacatCCCTGGCAACTCACAGTTTTTACCTCAAGTCCATGTGATACTCAGGGCctaatagtagtaacaatagcATGTGACAGGACAGTATTACCTGAATGTGAGTTTGGTTTTGAACACAGCCTGTCCCTGCAGTCCAGTGCCCTGTCGGATGAACAGGTGGTTGTGGTCTCCCTGGAGAGGAGCTTTGTAAACATCAAACACTTCGTTCCCCAGGTGGAGGGACATGCTGTGGCAAGAAAAAGGCATTTAAGAGCATGGAAAGTACAAAGCACGTCCTGCTCACTATGTAATAACCCCAACATCGAGTTTGACATAATACGCACCTCCCATCGGACCATTTCACAATGCGTGCGTTGCTCTCTCGTGCTTCATttccctcctcatctctcttgACTCTCCACCGAATTGTATTTTCCACCTGTGGGACAGAATTATAAACTCTGGTCACTCTCTTGATAACAAAGCTTACTGACAGGCATcatgtatatgttttttttgtttatttccatttcaaccaacacacacaaacacagtcacacacgcaTAAGGTGGACTACATACCTTCAGTTTGAGCCTGGTTCGTCCCTCTTCATCCAGCATTTCTTCATCCTCAAATTCATCCTCATAGTACTGAGGATCAAAGGGTCTATAATGGGATATTCAATgaaaattttaataaatatacCTTTAAGTTACACAAAGATGAGTCTTTCCTCATCTGCTACTGTCATTTTTGATCTCATAAAATGACTTCAAGTAcaatatgtgtttgtatttattgacAATGCCATGGTTCTGACCTGGGctccacagacaggaagttgggAAGCTTGACAAAATAAAGGTCAGATCCCAGGTCTGTGCTGACTTTTGGGATCTCTACTTCAATGCGAGTTTCAGGTGCAGGCTCCTCATCTGCCTGCTCGCCCTCCATCCCATCCTCTGTATCctggacacacgcacacaaacgcacacacacagagaacttTTCAAAAAACACTGTATGATTCAATGACCCAGGATAATAGGGATCAGCTCAGAGAGGCTTAGCGAGTGGCTCTGAGAAAAAGAGATTTGGGAACTCTTGTAAAAAAGAACTTGGCACAATTAAAGAGGCTCCATGATCTgtggaggaaagagacagagagcaagagagcaagAGGTCAGACAGATACCAGGGGCTGGCCGGGGGTGGGAGGCTTCTCTGCATCGCTGTCTGAAGAGATGTCGTCAGCCTCTCCAAACAGGTCGTCTGCTGCCGCCGTCTTTGCTAATGGACAATACAGAAGCATACAAAAGTGCAATGTTAATGTGCATTGTAGATATTACTATCACCCAGTGAGGTTAGGTCTGCAGCAGAAACATCTCggtttcttacttttttttgttccGATGTCGctgtctgaatctgaatcagagGCGGCTTTTGACTTGGTCTTCTGCCTGAGGAAATcatcttcactgtcactgcCCTTTGCAGACTCTGGAAGGTAAAAGAAGTATAATTTCCACATGGCATCATGGCATTAACAAAAGGTAAATCTCAGGAAAAGGGATCATTACCAAATGCAAAAAAGTCTAGGAGAAAAGTTAATCTCAGAGTTCTGAGATTAACCTCAGAGCTCAGGATAAAATTCACACATATGGCCCTAATTCTCTTCTTATGAAATCTACTGTGACAAGATTAACACCAAACAGCTAACTCATGATAGAGTCTGTGCACAacatttcttctgtctttaaCTCCAAACCCTTAGAGTACCTGACTTCCTGTGTCTTGGCCCCTCATCATCGGagttctctctttcttcatcagaGTAATGacgtttctcctcttcatcctctgacTGGTCACTCTTAGCCCCTCCTTCCCACTTCTCATCGTCTGATTGGTTCTCCCTGCCAGACGCTTCTCCGTCAGAGTGAGGGGTGCCTTGCCCTGACTGTGGAGTCCCAGGATCACTGTGCATACTggttcaaaacaaacagaaacgaAAGTCAGGTCTTCTGACCATTAAGAAAAGTGAATCACAGGCCCTGCTCAGAGCTGATATTACCATGCGTCCTGAGTGATCAGATCACAAGCGAACAGCTCTGAGCAAAGGCGTGAATGCTCCCAAGATGCACTGAGGACGAACTTGAGAGCTGATCAGTCAGATCTCATTTAGGGGTGGTCTCAGTCATatatgatcacattctgttagCAATGTGCATGTGATGTGATAGTGTGGGGCCCTCTGCTCATATGATGTTCTCTGAACAGCAAGAAGACGGCAAAATGGATTACAAGCTATCTGATTTCTATTTGGTTCACTGTCATGCAGATTACATGTTTGGGCTCCCTTAACTGCCAAGATAAGCAGCAGATGATTGAGAACCAACTGTTTACTCTGAATTGATTTTATTATTGAACAAATTATGTTAATATTTTGAGAGCTGTTGGGTCAGGAGAAACTTCATACACTTtacaaaacagctgcagcaaattCTAAAATCATTTGTGCTTGTGTAAATTTGACCTTAAATGCATTACAATAAGGTGTTATGTAGATCTTTAAAAACAGGTCTTAATAtatggtttcattttttaaaaatcagcagAAGGACAAAATAGCTGTGCAACATTATTCAAACTAAAAAGTAATTTATGGCAGCAGGACAACGTATGTTTGCTTGACTCAAAAAACTCCAAGATACAAGACAAAGCTGTCGTACCTTCTGTCTGAACGAACGCTGCCCCTGTCAGAGTGAGGGCTCCCTGCTCCAGACATCCCACTGCCAGCCGGGCTTCCTCCATCTGACCGATGGCCCCCGTCCTCTTCGTCGTCGTCCTCATCTCGATGGCCATGCTCTGAGCCGCTGTGCTGCTCTGCATCGGAGTGATCGTTCTCCCCCTGATCCGAGTGCATGCTGGCGTCCGACTGGTTCCCTGATCGCTCAGAGTGGTTGTCACTGCCACTGTGTTGACTGTGCTGCTCATCCTCGCTGTCGTCTCCAAACAGCTCCTGTTGGACAGACAAAAGGTGAGGAAGTTTAAATCAGGCATGTCCAAAGTCCGACCCGGGGGCCAATCATGGCCCGAAGTTAGATTTCATACAGCCCACAGCTTCAGTCttataatgtattatttatggCCCGCTAGCACTGTcaaacaaaataagtaaatcataaatctttaaaatgtaattcttGGACTTGGCGCTTATTTTATTAAACTCCTGAATAAGATTTGGTTACAACTGTTGATGTTATGTACCTGTAGATGTGACACAAACTGTTACTTTCTGAAAGATCTTGTAAAAGACAAGAGCAAAATTCATTTGCTTTAAACTTTAACGATAACAGACAACTTTGCATTACTTATAACTCCTCTTTAAAATCACGAGGCAAAGATATTTATCAAACTCTTGGAAATTTAAGGTTTTCCACACAGTTTGTTCAATATTATCTGACTCTCCAGATATGAATGAAAGGCAGAATCGGGTTTTTAGAGTTGTTCACGTCTGTCTGAGTGACTTATACTGTATTTGACTACATTGCCATTTGTAAAATAAAGCGAATTGTGACAACAAAATTTCTTTTATAACagtgtgtatttgcatgcaactcttgtggtttaaaaaaaaatgtcagaaggaACTATTGGCCCCCGGGTATCTTCACTTTATCAAATCTGGCCCTCTTTGCAAAAAGTTTGGACACCTCTGGTTTAGATGATGCGCAGATcgcgcacacgcacactccAATTCTGCAACTACAGACACGGGTCGTCTTGACTGTGTGAGGGGCGTACATAATGTTTGTAAGTTACTCAGTCATTACTGAAGGGTTTTAGCATTGtattcacagagacagacccACAAGGTAAAAAGGGTGGATTATTAATATGCTGCTTGGAAAAGCCATTATGGCAGATACCCGAGAGGCTGCAACACATTCTAACTTCTTCCAGTCAGACCAGTTTAAAGTGAGTGTTGGATCAGCCTCGTTGGCAGAGCATGTCTGACTGATGTCCTGGCACTGCAAGACCTACCACAGTGCTTCTCGTCAGGCAAAAGGAAGCACAGACCTTATTCATGCTGGGTTTTCCTGCCCCCTGgccttcctcttcatcatcgtcatctcGTTCCCTCTCACTGTCGCTGCCGCTGCCCGAGGCGTTGCTGGCGGATCGGGGTCTCTCCTGCTCGGAGTCTGAACCGGAGCCAGAGTCAGACTCTGAAACACAGCaagcagactttttttttttcttctggcgTGTAGTGCGGTTCATCAGATCACAGCGGGCGAATATTGTTCACTATAGACATCAATGAACTCTCCACAGTGACGGTTAGCTAGCTAGTTTTATCTGACCTCACACAGGGTAAGACTTAGCAATCAGAACAGTGCCCCAGCgcacaaagtccataaagacatggttggatgggtttggtgtggaagaacttgactggcccagtcctgacctcaaccccatccaacacctttgggatgaactggcacagagattgtgagccaggccttcaGAACCTGaattcacaaatgctctactgcacgaatggACCAAAATTCCCACTGAAACATCTTGACAACACCACTGCAAAGTACAACTCAACAGCAAACAGAACAGTCAAATTAATACCTTTCGATTAATTTCAATCCAAGCTAAACATTATTCTCTTCGTAAAGGTGAAATTAATGGGTGAGCTGTGACACTGCATTACATCAGATTGTACAGttgtacctaataaagtggccactCAGTGAGTTAAGAATAAGGTATTGAATTTCAGCGTGACATTACTCTCGCATATTGACCACACGCCTTTTAGCTGTGGTTATTATCATTGTAAACATTGTTAACAGTGATGCACTGGTTGGAGAACAGCTAAATGAAAGCTTAAAACACAATTTGACCATTTTAAGCGGTAACTACACATCTGGCTTGTGAGAAACGCTGTTAATGCTATGTTATGTTAGTTCGAGCTAACTTCCAGTTCCGCTAACTACAGCAACTACAGAAAGACTTCCACCACTTTCATGAACATGCAGTTTCATCTGGCGTCTTAGCACTAGCTGGAACAAATCAGCACTAATTCATTTATGTTTAGAAAACATCCTGATCATGGATATAAAACATATCAGCGTAACGCAGCACTCATGTTCGACTTTTCCGATCATTTTTTTCGGGCAAAGCTAATTTCCGTTTCAGGACAAGCTAATATGATAAGATAGCTAACGCCGTatacaaacaaaagtttttAACGGCTAACAGGCATCATCACCTCGCTGGTCATTGTCGCTGTCCCCATCACTCCCGAACAATTCATCCATGTCCGCCATTTCTTCCAAACTGTAGT
The Scatophagus argus isolate fScaArg1 chromosome 1, fScaArg1.pri, whole genome shotgun sequence DNA segment above includes these coding regions:
- the leo1 gene encoding RNA polymerase-associated protein LEO1; the protein is MADMDELFGSDGDSDNDQRESDSGSGSDSEQERPRSASNASGSGSDSERERDDDDEEEGQGAGKPSMNKELFGDDSEDEQHSQHSGSDNHSERSGNQSDASMHSDQGENDHSDAEQHSGSEHGHRDEDDDEEDGGHRSDGGSPAGSGMSGAGSPHSDRGSVRSDRSMHSDPGTPQSGQGTPHSDGEASGRENQSDDEKWEGGAKSDQSEDEEEKRHYSDEERENSDDEGPRHRKSESAKGSDSEDDFLRQKTKSKAASDSDSDSDIGTKKTKTAAADDLFGEADDISSDSDAEKPPTPGQPLDTEDGMEGEQADEEPAPETRIEVEIPKVSTDLGSDLYFVKLPNFLSVEPRPFDPQYYEDEFEDEEMLDEEGRTRLKLKVENTIRWRVKRDEEGNEARESNARIVKWSDGSMSLHLGNEVFDVYKAPLQGDHNHLFIRQGTGLQGQAVFKTKLTFRPHSTDSATHRKMTLSLADRCSKTQKIRILPMAGRDPESHRNEMIKKEEERLRASIRRESQQRRMREKQHQRGLSSSYLEPDRYDDEEEGEEAISLAAIKSKYKGGGGLREERARIYSSDSDEGSDDDKAQRLMKAKKLDSDEEGEGSGKRKAEDEEEMSTKKAKKYVISDEEEEEEDDE